In Kaistella faecalis, a genomic segment contains:
- a CDS encoding MFS transporter, with amino-acid sequence MSTNYSKKTNWGQFVPLVTVFFFWGFVAASNDILIPVFKKAFNLSQSQSQLVSVAFYVAYTVGSLIYMFISKAIKQDVVNKIGYKNGLILGLLISAAGTLLFYPAANMGSFPLMISGLFIVGLGFSLQQIVANPLAIEIGPTETGSQRLTMAGGINNFGTTIGPLIVSFAIFGSASAANTEASIESVKTPYLILGVAFVLVALLLKFSSLPKITPTITEDTDDAVAGHHRDSALKYPQLVLGMIAIFVYVGVEVSTASNLPAYMEKSLGFSTKDIAPYVSLYWASLMIGRWTGAVDAFDITAGFKKILRFLAPYLAFGVFLLVNAIAKHDLSHFYIYGVIILVMIVCDILSKGNPARMLLIFSSMGILAIAIGMMTSGMTSVYAFTSVGLFCSTLWPCIFALAINGLGKHTNQGSGYLIMMIMGGGIISWIQGMLADMTNIHFSYIVGILCFAYLVFYALRVTKILKEQGIELDHVKSEGGH; translated from the coding sequence ATGTCGACAAACTATTCTAAAAAGACCAATTGGGGCCAGTTCGTGCCTTTGGTAACTGTGTTTTTCTTCTGGGGATTTGTTGCAGCCAGCAACGATATTTTGATCCCGGTATTCAAAAAAGCCTTTAATCTCTCCCAAAGCCAAAGCCAGCTGGTATCGGTAGCATTTTATGTTGCTTATACAGTAGGCTCACTGATTTACATGTTTATATCGAAAGCGATAAAGCAGGACGTGGTGAATAAAATTGGCTACAAAAACGGTTTAATTTTAGGACTTTTAATTTCTGCTGCGGGAACATTGCTTTTTTATCCTGCCGCTAATATGGGTTCTTTTCCCCTGATGATTTCAGGATTGTTCATTGTTGGTCTTGGATTCTCACTGCAGCAAATTGTGGCGAATCCGCTGGCTATTGAAATTGGACCTACCGAGACCGGTTCCCAACGTTTAACGATGGCTGGAGGTATTAATAATTTCGGTACAACAATTGGTCCGCTGATCGTTTCATTTGCCATCTTTGGTTCTGCATCTGCGGCAAATACCGAAGCGAGTATTGAATCTGTAAAAACCCCGTATTTAATTCTGGGTGTAGCATTTGTACTTGTAGCACTTCTTCTGAAATTCTCTTCACTTCCGAAGATCACCCCTACAATCACAGAGGATACTGATGACGCTGTTGCAGGACATCACCGTGATTCTGCCCTGAAGTATCCGCAACTTGTTTTAGGGATGATTGCAATATTTGTATATGTTGGCGTAGAGGTTTCTACAGCCAGTAATTTGCCGGCATATATGGAAAAATCCCTTGGATTTTCGACTAAAGACATTGCACCTTATGTATCCCTTTACTGGGCATCTCTAATGATTGGCCGTTGGACCGGTGCGGTGGATGCATTTGATATAACTGCAGGTTTCAAGAAAATTTTAAGATTCCTCGCGCCATATCTTGCTTTCGGTGTATTCCTTCTTGTTAATGCTATTGCGAAACATGACCTATCCCATTTTTATATCTACGGCGTTATCATCCTGGTAATGATTGTCTGCGACATATTAAGCAAGGGTAACCCCGCCAGGATGCTTCTCATTTTCTCGTCGATGGGAATTCTTGCAATTGCTATCGGAATGATGACTTCAGGAATGACTTCTGTTTACGCATTCACCAGTGTAGGACTTTTCTGCTCCACACTCTGGCCTTGTATATTTGCACTGGCGATCAACGGTCTTGGAAAACACACCAATCAGGGTTCCGGATATCTAATTATGATGATTATGGGTGGCGGAATTATTTCGTGGATTCAGGGAATGCTTGCTGATATGACCAATATACACTTCAGTTACATTGTTGGTATTTTGTGTTTTGCTTACCTGGTATTTTATGCACTAAGAGTTACTAAAATCCTTAAAGAACAAGGGATTGAACTTGATCATGTAAAAAGCGAAGGTGGACACTAA
- the ppk1 gene encoding polyphosphate kinase 1, giving the protein MANQFNPRDVTWLSFNERVLQEAMDEKVPLHLRIRFMGIFSNNLDEFFRVRVAGLKRAMDFKDKFITESFYQPPTKILQQINEIAIKQQQNFDKTWKKIQVEMAEQKIFIKTARNLSPAQEKFVNEYFDEVVESNVIPILLNENSPMPYLRDKSLYLGVAMRKKTWQYESKFAIIEIPSRAVGRFVLLPSEDKSEKNVMLLEDVIIFNLPHIFSYFGYDDFVAHCFKVTKDAEFDLDNDIKTTLAEKIEKGIKSRRKGKPTRFVFDKEIDKALLEFLIRKLNLSKKDSIIPGGKIHNFRHFMDFPDVFKMYQKPDERNSFDHAEFVGKRVTDVIQKTDVLLTFPYHRYTPVIDLLRESAMDPEVKSIQITAYRLASQSKIVNALINAVRNGKEVTVMLELRARFDEESNLEWKEILEQEGVKVLFGIPNKKVHAKLCIIKKRAQNKTVQYGFVSTGNFNEKTAKIYGDHLLMTSDRGIMADINKVFNVLRKPKEEILPALKSCKKLILCPQFMREKIMQHIDKEIDEAKAGRKAEMIIKANSLSDRALILKVYEAAHAGVTCKLIIRGIYCAVNQKDFKKKIQAISIVDEYLEHARVMYFYNKGNEDTYISSADWMTRNLDYRIEAAAKITQKNLKKEIKDMLEIQLSDNVKARILDKKLRNEYVKAGGQEIRSQVETYHYLKNLGIKS; this is encoded by the coding sequence ATGGCGAATCAGTTTAATCCGAGAGATGTTACCTGGCTTTCATTCAATGAGCGCGTTTTGCAGGAAGCGATGGACGAAAAAGTTCCGCTTCACCTGCGCATCCGTTTCATGGGCATCTTTTCAAACAATCTTGATGAGTTTTTCCGCGTGCGTGTTGCGGGTTTAAAGCGCGCTATGGATTTTAAAGATAAATTCATTACAGAATCTTTTTATCAGCCACCCACCAAAATCCTGCAGCAGATCAACGAAATCGCCATTAAACAGCAACAGAATTTCGACAAAACCTGGAAGAAAATTCAGGTCGAAATGGCGGAGCAGAAGATTTTCATAAAGACCGCCAGGAATCTTTCGCCCGCACAGGAAAAATTCGTTAACGAATATTTCGATGAAGTGGTTGAAAGCAATGTAATACCGATTTTGCTGAATGAGAATTCGCCCATGCCTTATCTTAGGGACAAATCGCTGTATCTGGGCGTGGCCATGAGGAAAAAAACGTGGCAGTATGAAAGCAAATTCGCAATTATCGAGATTCCCTCGCGAGCTGTGGGCCGTTTTGTACTCCTGCCTTCTGAGGATAAATCTGAAAAAAACGTGATGCTTCTGGAAGATGTCATCATCTTTAATCTTCCGCATATTTTTTCTTATTTCGGCTATGATGATTTTGTGGCGCACTGTTTCAAGGTGACGAAAGACGCCGAATTTGATCTTGACAACGACATTAAAACGACGCTCGCCGAAAAAATTGAAAAAGGAATTAAATCAAGGCGTAAAGGAAAGCCGACGCGGTTTGTATTCGACAAAGAAATCGATAAGGCACTGCTGGAATTTCTGATCAGAAAACTGAATTTAAGCAAGAAAGACAGCATCATCCCCGGAGGTAAAATTCATAATTTCCGCCATTTTATGGATTTTCCCGATGTTTTTAAAATGTATCAGAAACCCGACGAACGGAATTCATTCGACCACGCAGAATTTGTCGGAAAGCGTGTCACCGATGTGATACAGAAAACCGATGTTCTGCTTACTTTTCCCTATCACCGTTATACACCTGTTATCGATCTGCTTCGTGAATCGGCGATGGATCCCGAGGTGAAATCTATACAGATTACTGCTTACCGGCTCGCAAGCCAATCCAAGATTGTGAATGCACTTATTAACGCTGTAAGAAACGGAAAAGAAGTGACGGTAATGCTGGAGTTACGGGCAAGATTCGATGAGGAAAGCAACCTGGAATGGAAAGAGATTCTGGAACAGGAAGGAGTGAAAGTGCTTTTCGGAATTCCGAATAAAAAAGTTCACGCGAAACTCTGTATCATCAAGAAAAGAGCTCAAAATAAGACCGTGCAGTATGGTTTTGTGAGTACAGGAAATTTCAACGAGAAGACTGCAAAGATTTACGGCGATCATTTGCTCATGACTTCCGACAGGGGAATTATGGCCGACATCAATAAGGTTTTCAATGTTTTGAGAAAACCGAAAGAAGAAATTCTTCCCGCTCTGAAATCCTGCAAAAAACTCATTCTCTGTCCGCAATTTATGCGCGAGAAAATCATGCAGCACATCGATAAGGAAATTGACGAAGCCAAGGCAGGCCGGAAAGCAGAAATGATCATCAAGGCAAATTCGCTGAGCGACCGCGCATTAATTCTTAAAGTTTACGAAGCCGCACATGCCGGCGTGACCTGTAAACTCATTATCCGCGGGATTTATTGCGCCGTGAATCAAAAGGATTTCAAGAAAAAAATTCAGGCCATCAGCATTGTAGATGAATATCTGGAACATGCCCGGGTAATGTATTTTTACAATAAGGGAAATGAAGACACCTATATTTCCTCTGCCGACTGGATGACGCGAAACCTGGATTACCGCATCGAAGCCGCCGCAAAAATAACCCAGAAAAACCTGAAGAAAGAGATTAAAGATATGCTGGAAATTCAGCTCAGTGATAATGTAAAAGCACGTATTCTCGATAAGAAACTTAGAAACGAATATGTAAAAGCCGGCGGTCAGGAAATCCGTTCCCAGGTCGAAACTTACCATTATTTAAAAAATCTGGGGATTAAATCTTAG
- a CDS encoding TonB-dependent receptor plug domain-containing protein → MKKRLIFVGAMLVVSSDIFAQQENETQIEEVTIASKTPQQLYKTGKNVQLISAQDLEKHKGQDLSDVLNQISGFQIVGNHNNSQEPKAMKINGGKSANVLILVDGIPLKDVTGNDYNVSDLRLMAVENVESIEILNGASSVLYGSNATVSVINIKTKKTATKKVEGILGARAGSFSTFAQNALVKGKLNQFNYQVTGFNEKSQGLSSAEGENFEKDGFEKQAVNANLGFTTDQFNININGGWNHHLFHYDGGAFTDGEYRSDDKMSYIGGNANFKYNKGKLTFNTRYSGNEKLGQSLVASKYQDDFSYSGQNFFSELYNHYSISENISFTAGIQFENQKMGAKSLPWGGTEMQEDLNKKKTKLKSFDAFANVNLKYDFLNLDAGARMTDHSKFGNHWVYSLNPYVLKELETLYFKLGYSYSTAFIAPTLYQTYGSLPYVLPNFELEPETNSSHEIDLSLGKKDRSIVFNASLFQRKEENAFAYETVDFTTYAGQFRNVGENKVKGFDLGLKYKLNEMFNFGGNFSYVEKEKEETMLRQPKQRINSFVEVLPFKSTRVNLSHQYVSKRMDSFYNSATFSVDNVELESFNLFALNINQKISSNLEAYFNVGNLFNTSYVDVIGYTTKPRNYTVGVNYQF, encoded by the coding sequence ATGAAAAAAAGATTAATTTTTGTTGGAGCAATGCTTGTCGTAAGTTCAGACATTTTTGCCCAACAGGAAAACGAAACCCAAATTGAAGAAGTTACGATCGCTTCTAAAACCCCACAGCAGCTTTACAAAACCGGAAAAAACGTACAGCTTATTTCAGCGCAAGATCTGGAAAAACACAAAGGTCAGGATTTATCTGACGTGCTGAACCAGATTTCAGGTTTTCAGATTGTAGGAAACCACAACAACAGCCAGGAGCCCAAAGCCATGAAGATTAATGGCGGAAAAAGTGCAAATGTACTTATTTTAGTCGACGGAATTCCTCTGAAAGATGTTACCGGAAACGATTATAATGTTTCCGACCTGCGGCTGATGGCGGTAGAAAATGTAGAAAGCATTGAAATCCTGAACGGCGCTTCATCCGTTTTATACGGCAGCAATGCAACTGTTTCTGTTATCAACATCAAAACAAAGAAAACCGCCACAAAGAAGGTAGAAGGGATCCTGGGAGCGAGAGCCGGCTCTTTTTCCACTTTCGCACAAAACGCTTTGGTTAAAGGAAAACTAAACCAGTTTAATTATCAGGTTACAGGTTTTAATGAAAAATCTCAGGGACTTTCTTCCGCTGAAGGGGAAAATTTCGAGAAAGATGGTTTTGAGAAACAGGCAGTTAACGCCAATCTTGGGTTTACTACCGACCAATTCAATATTAACATCAACGGAGGCTGGAATCATCACCTCTTCCATTACGACGGCGGCGCTTTTACCGACGGTGAATACCGCTCAGATGACAAAATGAGTTATATTGGCGGAAATGCAAATTTTAAATATAATAAAGGTAAACTTACATTCAACACACGATATTCAGGCAATGAAAAGTTAGGACAGAGTTTAGTTGCCAGCAAATATCAGGACGATTTTTCCTATTCGGGACAGAATTTCTTCAGTGAACTTTACAACCACTACTCGATATCCGAAAACATCAGTTTTACAGCAGGTATCCAGTTCGAGAATCAAAAAATGGGGGCAAAATCGCTTCCATGGGGAGGAACCGAAATGCAGGAAGATTTAAATAAGAAAAAAACCAAACTTAAAAGCTTCGATGCTTTTGCCAATGTTAATCTGAAATATGATTTTCTGAATCTTGACGCAGGAGCAAGAATGACTGATCATTCCAAGTTCGGAAATCACTGGGTTTACAGTCTGAATCCGTACGTTCTTAAAGAACTTGAAACGCTTTATTTCAAACTCGGATATTCTTATTCCACAGCGTTTATTGCACCAACGCTTTATCAGACCTATGGATCGCTGCCTTACGTTTTACCTAATTTTGAGTTGGAGCCGGAAACCAATTCTTCACACGAAATCGACCTAAGTTTGGGTAAAAAAGACCGGAGTATTGTTTTCAATGCAAGTCTTTTCCAGCGTAAAGAAGAAAATGCTTTCGCATACGAAACCGTAGATTTCACGACGTATGCCGGACAATTCCGCAATGTGGGTGAAAATAAAGTGAAGGGTTTTGATCTGGGACTGAAGTATAAACTGAATGAGATGTTTAATTTCGGCGGAAATTTCAGTTATGTGGAAAAAGAAAAAGAGGAAACGATGCTGAGACAGCCCAAACAGCGAATTAATTCTTTTGTTGAAGTGCTTCCTTTCAAATCTACACGGGTAAATCTGAGCCATCAGTACGTTTCAAAAAGAATGGATTCTTTTTATAATTCCGCTACTTTTTCCGTAGATAATGTCGAACTCGAAAGTTTTAATCTTTTTGCCCTCAATATCAATCAGAAAATCAGTTCAAATCTAGAGGCTTATTTTAATGTCGGTAATCTGTTCAACACTTCTTATGTAGACGTAATCGGATATACCACAAAGCCGAGAAACTATACCGTAGGGGTTAACTATCAGTTTTAA
- a CDS encoding lysophospholipid acyltransferase family protein produces MTKVLNYIWRGWMIVLGAVLTITLGIPVLLFSIRKEHYKYAYIFIRIWCYGMFYGMGFRYELIKLTDKEIDKNTQYVFISNHTSIMDVMLPCILMPDHPLCYVGKKELVKIPVFGIIYKRICVMVDRSSARSRADVYRRCAERMEEGQSIVIFPEGGVPDDTSVILDSFKDGAFTLASKHHSPLVVFTFVGLKEMFPFDHSKGHPGKVRIYLSDIISPDQTAAEMKTTSHTTIKKILENSI; encoded by the coding sequence ATGACAAAAGTCCTTAATTATATCTGGCGCGGCTGGATGATTGTACTTGGAGCTGTACTTACTATAACCCTGGGGATTCCAGTATTGCTGTTTTCCATACGCAAAGAACATTATAAATACGCCTATATATTTATCCGAATATGGTGTTACGGCATGTTTTACGGCATGGGATTCCGGTACGAACTTATCAAACTTACAGACAAAGAGATCGATAAAAACACTCAATATGTTTTTATCTCTAATCACACTTCGATAATGGATGTGATGTTACCGTGTATTCTGATGCCCGATCACCCGTTGTGTTATGTCGGTAAAAAGGAACTTGTTAAAATCCCGGTTTTTGGGATTATCTATAAAAGAATCTGTGTAATGGTAGACCGCAGTTCAGCAAGAAGCCGCGCCGATGTCTACCGCCGGTGCGCCGAGCGTATGGAGGAAGGCCAGAGTATCGTGATTTTTCCTGAGGGAGGTGTTCCCGATGACACCTCTGTTATACTTGACAGTTTCAAGGATGGGGCGTTTACCCTAGCTTCGAAGCACCACTCTCCGCTTGTTGTTTTCACTTTCGTAGGACTTAAAGAAATGTTTCCGTTTGATCACTCCAAAGGACATCCGGGAAAAGTAAGAATTTATCTCAGTGATATAATAAGTCCAGATCAAACGGCTGCTGAGATGAAAACAACTTCCCACACGACCATAAAAAAGATTTTGGAAAACTCAATTTGA
- a CDS encoding GtrA family protein has product MKELLLKQKQVVFFIIAGGLSAIMEIGSFKIFSVYIPMLYAEEYNYHGIHFPLSNIFSTGCGIITNYFLSIWFVFARGKHSKKREFAYFMGVSFLSTIVSLTFFQIFFRYIFSHHFDVGFFVFSQEMLSKISAILLVSILNYTVKKNFIFNG; this is encoded by the coding sequence ATGAAGGAACTTTTACTGAAACAGAAACAGGTTGTATTTTTCATTATTGCTGGCGGCTTAAGCGCAATAATGGAGATCGGTTCTTTCAAAATTTTCAGTGTTTATATTCCGATGCTTTACGCTGAAGAGTATAATTACCACGGAATCCATTTTCCGCTCAGCAATATTTTTTCTACAGGCTGCGGAATCATTACGAATTATTTTCTGAGCATCTGGTTTGTTTTCGCCAGGGGGAAACATTCTAAAAAAAGGGAATTTGCTTACTTTATGGGCGTCTCATTTTTATCTACGATTGTAAGTTTAACCTTTTTTCAGATCTTTTTCCGATACATTTTCTCCCATCATTTCGATGTCGGATTTTTTGTTTTCAGTCAGGAGATGCTGAGTAAAATTTCGGCAATTCTGTTGGTTTCTATTCTGAATTATACTGTGAAGAAAAATTTTATTTTTAACGGGTAG
- a CDS encoding CCA tRNA nucleotidyltransferase, translating to MLINLTQNKNFKLFKLISEVAENNNQSVFIVGGYVRDLLMKRQAPTDIDFVTEGSGINLAKAVAKEINPKLTVSVFKNYGTAMFKHQGLDLEFVGARKESYAEDSRKPSVETGTLEDDQKRRDFTINALAISLNKSNFGELIDPFAGISDIENKIIRTPLEPSQTYSDDPLRMMRAIRFASTLNFNIEEASLKSIQTEAERIKIVSMERIMVEFNKIILSEKPSVGLKLLEETGLLALIIPELTALKGIEEVEGQTHKDNFWHTLEVVDNISKNTDNLWLRWAALLHDIGKAPTKKFVEGTGWTFHGHEFLGSKMVKSLFHRLKLPLGSDMKYVQKLVRLSSRPISLIDDGTSDSALRRLLFDSGVDLEDLFTLCKADITTKNSSKQSRFKKNFEYVAVKIKEVEEKDQVRNFQPPISGEEIMELFNLKPGREIGILKEKVKEAILEGEIPNDKAEARNFVIKEAELLGLKI from the coding sequence ATGCTGATCAATCTTACTCAAAATAAAAATTTCAAACTTTTTAAACTTATTTCTGAAGTTGCAGAAAACAATAACCAGTCGGTTTTTATCGTAGGTGGTTATGTGCGCGATTTGCTCATGAAAAGGCAGGCGCCAACCGATATTGATTTTGTTACAGAGGGAAGCGGAATCAATCTTGCAAAAGCCGTTGCCAAAGAAATAAACCCAAAACTTACTGTTTCAGTTTTTAAAAATTACGGGACGGCCATGTTTAAACATCAGGGCCTAGATTTAGAATTTGTTGGTGCCCGAAAGGAAAGCTACGCAGAAGATTCGCGCAAACCGTCTGTAGAAACCGGAACGTTGGAAGATGACCAAAAACGCCGCGATTTCACCATCAACGCACTTGCAATTTCTTTAAATAAATCAAACTTCGGAGAGCTTATCGATCCTTTTGCCGGAATTTCAGATATTGAAAATAAAATTATCCGAACTCCTCTTGAGCCCAGCCAGACGTATTCCGACGATCCTTTGCGAATGATGCGGGCCATCCGTTTTGCCTCTACATTAAATTTCAATATTGAAGAAGCGTCCCTGAAATCAATACAGACGGAAGCAGAAAGGATTAAAATTGTTTCCATGGAGAGAATCATGGTTGAATTTAATAAGATTATACTTTCCGAAAAACCTTCTGTAGGCTTGAAACTTTTGGAAGAAACCGGACTTCTGGCTTTAATTATACCGGAATTAACTGCGCTGAAGGGAATTGAAGAAGTAGAAGGCCAAACTCACAAAGACAATTTTTGGCACACGCTCGAAGTTGTTGATAATATTTCGAAAAACACTGATAATCTTTGGCTTCGGTGGGCCGCTTTGCTCCACGATATCGGGAAGGCACCGACCAAAAAGTTTGTTGAAGGCACCGGCTGGACATTTCATGGGCACGAATTTCTCGGTTCCAAAATGGTGAAAAGTCTCTTTCATCGGCTGAAACTCCCTTTAGGCAGCGATATGAAATATGTGCAGAAACTCGTGAGGCTTTCTTCCAGACCGATTTCGCTTATTGATGACGGAACTTCCGATTCAGCATTGCGCAGACTTCTCTTCGATTCCGGCGTGGATCTGGAAGACCTGTTCACATTGTGTAAAGCCGATATCACCACAAAAAACTCTTCAAAACAGTCGCGATTCAAGAAAAATTTTGAGTATGTCGCTGTGAAAATTAAGGAAGTGGAGGAAAAAGATCAGGTTCGGAATTTTCAGCCGCCCATTTCCGGCGAAGAAATCATGGAGCTCTTTAACCTGAAACCGGGCCGCGAGATTGGAATTTTAAAGGAAAAAGTGAAGGAAGCGATTCTGGAAGGCGAAATTCCCAACGATAAAGCCGAAGCCAGAAATTTTGTGATCAAAGAAGCCGAATTATTGGGCCTCAAAATATAA
- a CDS encoding DUF3810 domain-containing protein has protein sequence MQFFDFQQRIHQKFFAAVPYSIGDAVYILLAIVLIILLIRIVNKNTRNSYFLKLLILLNILYFTYQIFWGMLYFQEPIIDKLPENEITLEETKALTIKYLELSRQARLSVEEDHKGVFKLRDITRVKTEILSRQERLPVFLEPTKPSHISSFKPSLFRGVMSYSGILGYYNPFTAEAQYNPELPSTYLPFTLAHESAHQMGYAREQEANFIAFLIGKDSTNPELRYSTYYFVLKSLLNSLAEKNPHFVRQTISNYSLGMKRDRAAEKKFVQDHKGIMEDFFGFTNDLFLKSNRQEGSITYSYFVDLMVRFERNPSANH, from the coding sequence GTGCAGTTTTTTGACTTTCAGCAGCGTATCCATCAGAAATTTTTTGCTGCAGTTCCCTATTCTATAGGTGATGCAGTTTATATTTTACTGGCAATTGTCTTAATTATTTTGTTGATAAGAATTGTAAATAAAAACACACGTAATTCTTATTTTTTGAAATTACTCATCTTGTTAAATATCCTTTATTTTACTTATCAGATATTTTGGGGAATGCTGTATTTTCAGGAGCCCATCATCGACAAACTTCCGGAAAATGAAATAACTCTCGAAGAAACCAAAGCATTAACCATAAAGTATCTCGAACTGAGCAGACAGGCAAGATTGTCAGTTGAAGAAGATCATAAAGGTGTTTTTAAACTCAGGGATATCACACGGGTTAAGACAGAGATTCTAAGTCGTCAGGAACGCCTCCCAGTCTTTCTGGAGCCTACAAAACCCTCGCACATCAGTTCATTCAAACCAAGTCTGTTTCGAGGTGTAATGAGTTATTCCGGTATATTGGGTTATTATAATCCATTCACTGCCGAGGCACAATACAACCCTGAACTTCCTTCAACCTATCTGCCATTTACATTGGCACACGAAAGCGCTCATCAAATGGGCTATGCAAGAGAACAGGAGGCAAATTTCATTGCTTTCTTAATTGGAAAAGACTCGACAAATCCTGAGTTACGATACAGTACATATTATTTTGTACTAAAATCCCTGCTAAACAGTTTAGCCGAAAAAAATCCCCATTTTGTGCGCCAGACCATCAGTAATTACTCGCTTGGTATGAAAAGAGACCGTGCAGCAGAAAAAAAATTCGTGCAGGATCATAAAGGTATTATGGAGGATTTCTTTGGGTTTACCAATGATCTTTTTCTCAAAAGCAACAGGCAAGAAGGCAGTATTACGTATTCGTATTTTGTTGATTTAATGGTGCGCTTTGAGAGAAATCCAAGTGCTAATCACTAA